Proteins found in one Fulvitalea axinellae genomic segment:
- a CDS encoding BatD family protein → MRYLGICLLFLFSFAGPSWAQDIHLELGPSEIAQNQAFYITIVVKNGQMKSYGTFPEIDGFTKRGASSSTSTNIMNGQMSVSHSIQQSYLPEKQGTFTLKPFSINVNGKKISSQGKTIKVGPPIQRQRRRRSFFDPFGFDDPFREPEPQEYIEVKTDAFIAITPSKTEIYEGEGVNLALEFYVADSGPMPFRLYKINEQLSEIIKAIKPNNAWEENFNLQNPKGEPVQVGKKRFIRYRLFQATYFPLNDEDIEIPSVPLTMSKLKFARRRTFGIQSQKSDLKTFHTKAKTIKVKPLPPYPGDEAVAVGQYRLNEKIGKKKLQTGESTSFGFSISGKGNIAAITPPNIPETDSLNVFPPEISENIKRNNSSVYGYKSFNYYIVAEDPGTYDLSKKFQWVYFDPIREKYDTLSPRITLHVKGESLSPKKTLTDSETDLQDMAMNANNRLKDRNRTDYFLWFMNIALLLVIAFTIGFVMRK, encoded by the coding sequence ATGAGATATTTGGGTATTTGCCTTCTGTTTCTTTTTTCGTTTGCCGGCCCCTCTTGGGCTCAGGACATCCATCTGGAATTGGGACCAAGCGAAATCGCCCAAAACCAGGCTTTCTATATCACTATTGTCGTGAAGAACGGCCAAATGAAATCTTACGGAACTTTTCCGGAGATCGACGGATTCACAAAGAGAGGCGCCTCCTCTTCCACCTCGACAAACATCATGAACGGGCAGATGAGCGTTAGCCATAGCATCCAGCAAAGTTATCTCCCCGAAAAGCAAGGAACCTTTACGCTTAAGCCATTCTCGATAAACGTAAACGGGAAAAAAATCAGTTCGCAGGGCAAGACTATCAAAGTAGGCCCGCCTATCCAACGCCAAAGACGACGCAGAAGCTTCTTTGATCCTTTCGGGTTTGACGACCCGTTCCGTGAACCCGAACCGCAGGAATACATTGAAGTAAAAACAGACGCTTTCATCGCCATAACACCCTCTAAAACTGAAATTTACGAAGGAGAAGGCGTTAATTTGGCCTTGGAATTCTATGTCGCCGACAGTGGCCCGATGCCGTTTAGATTATATAAAATCAACGAACAGCTATCGGAAATAATCAAGGCGATAAAGCCTAACAACGCTTGGGAAGAAAACTTTAACTTGCAAAACCCTAAAGGCGAGCCGGTTCAGGTTGGCAAAAAACGTTTTATACGGTACAGGCTTTTCCAAGCGACCTATTTCCCTCTCAACGACGAAGACATTGAGATCCCGTCAGTGCCGTTGACCATGAGCAAACTTAAGTTTGCCCGTCGTAGAACATTCGGAATCCAAAGCCAAAAATCGGATCTGAAAACATTCCATACCAAGGCGAAAACTATCAAAGTAAAACCGCTTCCGCCATATCCCGGCGATGAAGCAGTGGCTGTCGGCCAATACCGTCTCAACGAAAAAATAGGCAAAAAGAAGTTGCAGACCGGGGAAAGCACAAGCTTCGGATTTTCGATTTCTGGCAAAGGAAACATCGCGGCGATCACTCCCCCAAACATTCCGGAAACGGACTCTTTGAACGTTTTTCCGCCCGAAATCTCGGAAAATATTAAGCGTAACAACAGTTCGGTATACGGATACAAATCGTTCAACTATTACATAGTGGCCGAGGACCCCGGAACGTATGATCTTTCCAAGAAATTCCAATGGGTATATTTTGATCCGATCAGGGAAAAATACGATACACTCAGTCCCCGAATCACGTTGCATGTAAAGGGTGAAAGCCTGTCGCCGAAGAAGACGCTTACGGACAGTGAAACCGATTTGCAGGATATGGCCATGAACGCCAACAATCGGCTCAAAGACCGCAACAGGACGGATTATTTCCTCTGGTTTATGAATATCGCTCTTTTACTCGTGATAGCCTTTACAATTGGGTTTGTCATGAGAAAATAA
- the aroC gene encoding chorismate synthase, with product MNNSYGHQFRITTFGESHGKAIGVVIDGCPAGIDFDEEFIQNELLRRKPGQSRITTQRDEKDEFQVLSGVFEGKTTGTPISLVIFNQDQRSKDYSHIADRYRPSHADYTYTEKYGVRDYRGGGRSSARETAARVAAGALAKLFLRQHGIEISAYVSQVGGLKLDKPYTELDLSKTEDNIVRCPDAEMAKEMEEFIDSVRKDRDTVGGVVNAVIKGAPAGLGEPVFDRLHAELGKAMLSINAAKGFEYGSGFEGVSMRGSEHNDAFYTENGEVKTRTNYSGGIQGGISNGQDIYFRVAFKPVATIMKDQESLNEAGESITVSGKGRHDPCVVPRAVPIVEGMAALVLADFLLRNRCSKA from the coding sequence ATGAACAATTCATACGGACACCAGTTCCGAATCACCACCTTCGGGGAATCCCACGGCAAGGCCATTGGCGTTGTCATTGACGGATGCCCGGCGGGAATCGACTTCGACGAGGAGTTCATACAGAACGAACTCCTTCGCAGAAAGCCCGGCCAGTCACGCATTACAACCCAGCGTGACGAAAAGGACGAGTTCCAAGTACTTTCGGGAGTCTTTGAGGGAAAAACCACCGGCACGCCGATAAGCCTGGTGATTTTCAACCAAGACCAACGCAGCAAAGATTATTCGCACATTGCGGACCGCTATCGCCCATCCCACGCCGACTATACTTACACCGAGAAATACGGAGTAAGAGATTACCGCGGCGGAGGAAGAAGCTCCGCTCGCGAAACGGCCGCCCGGGTTGCCGCCGGCGCTTTGGCCAAGCTTTTCCTCAGACAACACGGTATCGAAATCAGCGCCTACGTATCGCAGGTGGGCGGATTGAAACTCGACAAGCCATACACCGAACTCGACCTTTCGAAGACAGAAGACAATATCGTACGCTGTCCGGACGCCGAAATGGCTAAAGAAATGGAAGAGTTTATCGATTCTGTCAGAAAAGATCGTGACACTGTAGGCGGAGTGGTAAACGCAGTGATAAAAGGCGCTCCGGCCGGCTTGGGCGAGCCTGTTTTCGACCGCCTACACGCCGAACTAGGAAAGGCCATGCTCAGCATTAACGCTGCCAAAGGATTCGAATATGGAAGCGGTTTTGAAGGCGTAAGCATGAGAGGTTCCGAGCACAACGACGCTTTCTACACAGAAAACGGCGAGGTAAAAACCCGGACCAACTACTCCGGCGGTATTCAGGGTGGCATATCGAATGGCCAGGACATCTATTTCCGTGTAGCTTTCAAACCCGTAGCCACTATAATGAAAGATCAGGAAAGCCTAAACGAAGCCGGCGAAAGCATAACCGTAAGTGGCAAAGGCCGTCATGACCCTTGTGTGGTTCCGCGCGCTGTGCCTATCGTAGAAGGAATGGCCGCTTTGGTGCTTGCCGATTTTCTATTGAGAAACCGTTGCTCCAAAGCCTAA
- a CDS encoding cytochrome b5 domain-containing protein, giving the protein METDTLPEYSRGQLALRNGQDKPEIWCSYQGLIYDMTESKLWRNGKHYEHWAGQDLTEELADAPHNERVFAKYKPIARLKNWNPH; this is encoded by the coding sequence ATGGAGACCGATACTTTGCCGGAATATTCGAGAGGACAGTTGGCTTTGCGTAATGGGCAAGACAAGCCTGAGATTTGGTGTTCGTACCAAGGCTTGATTTATGATATGACGGAATCGAAGCTTTGGAGAAACGGCAAACACTATGAACATTGGGCTGGCCAAGATTTGACAGAAGAACTAGCTGACGCGCCACATAACGAGCGGGTATTCGCCAAGTATAAACCCATAGCGAGGCTCAAGAACTGGAATCCTCATTGA